ATGGGGGCGTGCTTGCGCGAAACCGCGAAGGCCGCCGAGGTCAGGGCTATGGCCAGGGCCAGCCAGGGAAAGGCGCGTTGGTGCACGGTCATGACCGCCACGCCGCCGGCCGCCATGCCGATGGCGATCCACTGGAGGGGGCGCGGCCGTTCCCGGAAGAGGCAGGCTCCGGCCAGGACGCTCAACAGGGGCAGGATGTAGCTCCCCAGGCTGATCTCCAACACCCGGCCCCTGCCCGATCCCCAGATGTGCAGGCACCAGTTCGCCATGTGGGCCGCGCTGCACAGGCCGATGAAGAACAGGTTGCGCCGGTCGCGGCAGGCCGCCAGGAACTCGCGGCCCAGCCTTGTCAGGCAGAGCGCCGGAAGCAGCAGGGCCAGACCCCAGATCGAACGGTGGCAGACCACCTCCAGGGGCGGGACGGCCGCGAAGTTCCTCCAGTAGAGGGGAAAGAGCCCCCAGCAGATGTACACGGTGAACAGGGAGGCGATCCCCGAAGCCGTGGTTTCATTGAGTCCCGCGCGCGGAGCGGCGGACCCGGGACGGGGCCGGCTCATAACCCGCTGTCGAGCGCTCCATCCGGGGTGAAGGTCAGGGGGCCGGGATCGCGCCAAACCCCGAGCACGAGGCCTTTGGCCAGGAGGTCCTGGAGCAGGGCCTCGGTGACGAGCATCCGGTCCAGGGCCGAGGTGGACTTGACGACGCAGGCGCGGACGCGACTTGTTTCCGGCTGCCAGCAGACGCGCAGTCCGGCCTGGATGGCCAGCTTTTCGGTGGGCAGAACGGGAGGGATGCGCACCCGGGTCATGCAGGCCGACGTCATGGCGTTGAAGTACATGGACATGAGGTCCAGGCCGTCGGCCGTGCCGCGGGGAATGAAATCGGCGTTGCCCACGCCGATGCCGTTGCCGCCGGAGGCCTTGGTCACGCGCAGGGCGACGATGCTGTTGATGTAGGGCGGGCGCATGGGATCGCCGCGGAAACCCTCGCGGCCGATGACCTTGAGGTCCATGCCGGTGCCGCTGATGTCCTTGCCCAGGTATTCCACCACGAGGAGATCGAGCTGCTCGAAGGGCAGGCTCGGCGCGTGCGCCTTGGACAGGGCCAGGAGCCGCCGATCGGCCTCGAAGAATCCCTCGGGCGGCACGCCTTCGATGACGGCCAGCTCCTTGTGGCTGTTTTCGACCACGGCCACGCCGAGGAGGAACTTGGCCCGCGCCAGGGAATGTCCCGCGATGCGGGGCATGAGTTCGGCCAGGCCCCGGCGGCCGTAGACGTGCACGTTGCGCGCGCCCGTGGCCTTGCCCAGGCCCACGGAGACCATCTTGCAGAGGCCGCTTTCGATCTCGGCCTCGAAATTCGTATGCTGTTTGACCCGGGCGATGATGATGATGCCGTCGGCCTCGAAGGCGTTGCGGTCGATGTGGGCGTGCACGCCGGGTTCGACCTCGCCCAGGTCCACCGAGTCCATGCTGGAGAGCACGGGCGCGCCCATGGTCTCCTCGTTGACGCCGAGCTTGGACAGGACTCCGATCTGGCCTTCGGCCGTGCCTCCGCCGTGGCTGCCCATGGAGGGAACGATGAACGGGGCGAGGCCCATGCCGCGCAGACGCTTGATCACCCCGAGCACGAGGTGGGGCAGCCGGGCGATTCCCCGACTGCCGACCGCCACGGCGATCCTGGAGCCGGCCGGCAGAGAGGCCAGGGCGTCGCCGGCCGCCAGGGCCTTGTCCAGAGCCCCCTCGAAGTCCGAGAGGGCCGGGAGGCCCGGCTGCCGGACCGCCACGCCGTAGAACGGCGGCAACGGCTGGTCCGGCAGGCCGGGGATGTGCAACTCGGGGAATCGTGGAGTGTACGTTTGGTCGGGCATGGGTCACCTTCCTCGAGTTGCGACAGGGGGGTTACATGTTCTCGGCCGTGGCCGGTTGCGCCTTGGCGCAATCCCGCAGCCGGGCCTTGCGCTTGGAGTACAGGGACCAAGCCACCGAGAGAGCCGATACGGCCAGGAAGAAGAGGGCGATGGGCCGGTCGAGATAGCCCGCCAGGGTATTGTTGCCCATGACGATGCTCACCCGGAGCTGGCTTTCCGCCATGCCGCCGAGCATCAGCCCGAGAACCAGGGGCAGGAGCGGGAAGCCCAGGCGGGAGAATGCGTATCCGACCATGCCCGTGCCGAAGAAGACCCAGACGTCGGTCATGCTGCTGTTCAGGGCGTAGGAACCGATGACGCAGAGGCCCAGGATGATGGGATAGAGGATGAAGCGCGGGATCATCAGGGCCCGGATGAGCACGCGGATGAAGTAGACCTGCAGCAGGAGCATGAAGATGTTGCTGATGAAGTAGGCGCAGAGAATGATCAGCACGAGGTGGCTGTGGTCGCGCATGAGCAGCGGGCCGGGCTGCACGCCGTGGATCATGAACGCGCCGAGCATCATCATGGTCGTGGCGTCGCCGGGGATGCCCAGGGTCAGCAACGGGATCATGGCGCCGCCGGTGGCCGCGTTGTTGGCCGATTCGGAGGCGATGATGCCGTCGGGATTGCCCTTGCCGAAGCTGTCCGGATCGGGTGAGGCGGACTTGGCCTGGGAATAGGCCACGATGTTCGACAGACCGGGGCCGATGCCGGGCAGGATGCCCACGCCGATGCCGATGAGCGAGGACCGCACCACGTTCTTCACCGAGTGCCTGAAGCGGGCGGCGATGCCCAGGAACTCGCGCACGGTGAAGTTGGCGTTGATGATCTTGAACGGTTTCTTGATGTCCGTCACGTCGCGCAGGATCTGGGAGATGGCGTACATGCCGATGAGCACGGGCATCATGGCGAAGCCGGACTGCAGGGCGGAAATCCCGAAGGTGAAGCGCGTCACGCTGTCCGTCTCGCTCAGGCCGACCATGGCCATGAGCATGCCGATGCAGGCCGAGATGAGGCCCTTGGTCAGCGACTTGCCCGAGATGGAGATGATGCAGCTCAGGGTGAAAACCACCAGCGAGAAGTACTCGCAGGGGCCGAAGCGCAGGGCGAAGGCGCCGAGAATCGGGGAGATGAGGGCCAGGGCGAAGAAGGAGAGCAGGCTGCCCAGGAAGGAGGCGAAGACCGCGTAGCCGAGCGCCTTGCCCGCTTCCCCTCGTTGCGCCATGGGAAAGGCGTCGAAGGTCGTGGCCACCGAGGATGGCGTGCCCGGGATGTTCAACAGGGCCGCCGAGACGAGGCCTCCCGAGATGGAGCCGATGTACACGGCCACGAGCATGACCAGCCCCTGCTCCACGTCCATGCCGAAGGTGATCGGCACGAGCAGGGCCACGGCCATGGTGGAGGTGAGGCCGGGCATGGCTCCGACCACGAGCCCGCCGAACACGCCCAGGGACATGAGCAGAAAATTGAACGGCGTGAAGATGTCCACGATCTGGCTGAATTCGAACATGACGATCCCCCTAGGGCAGGAAGAGCTTGAGCAGCGAGGCGAAGATGTACTGCAGTCCGAGGGTGATGCCCGCGGAGACCACGCCGTAGATCGCCAGATGCTTGCGCGTGCAGGGCCCCAGCAGGCACATCCCGGCGAAGAGGAAGGGAATGGTGGCGGCCACATATCCGAGCAGGGGCAGGAGCAGGAGGTAGAGCACCGTCAGTCCCACCAGCCCCCAGCGCAGGATGAACGTGGCCCTTCCATCGGAGGACGCCCCGGCGGCGCAGGCCGTCTTGCCGTCCACGCGGCCCAAGCTCTGGAACAACAGCACCAGGGAGAGCACGGCCAGAATGCCGATGAGGATGCGCGGAAAGAAAACCGGCCCCAGAGCGTAGATCATGCTCGTGTCGATGAGCGTGCTCTGTTGGTAGAGCGCCGCGCTGAAAGCCAGCAGAATCAAGGCCATGATGCAATCGCCCGTCTTGATCTTCATGGGAATTCTCCTTCGAACCATGGTGGACCTCCGCGCCTCGCTTTCGGGAAGGGCGCGGGCCGTCCCGCAGGAACGGCCCGCGCGGGAGGGGGAGGTCACTTGAGCAAGCCGTTTTCCTTGGCCAGCTCGCGATACAGATCGGACTCCTTCTGCCAGAGCTTGGTCATATCCTCGGGCCCACGGTAGAAGGGCGTGATGGACTGCTCCTTGAGCGCCTTCTGGGTGGCCGGGTCGGCCAGAACCTTCTGGAAGGAGGCGTTCAGGGTGGCGACGACTTCCTTGGGCGTGTCCTTGGGAGCGAATACGGAGTAGACGAACTCATAGGTGGCGTCCACGCCCAGTTCCTTCAGGGTCGGGATGTCCGGCGCGAATTCGGAGCGGTCGCTGTTGACCATGGCCAGGACGCGCAGGTCGCCGGACTTCACGTAAGGCTCAACGGCGGCGTAACCCACGGTGGTGATGTCGCCGTTGTTGCTCAGCAGGCTGACGATGCGGCCCTTGTCGCCGGTGGCCGGGATGAACATGGGCTTGAGCCCGCCAACGGCGTGGCTGATGTTCAAGAAGGTGAAGTGGGAGACCGCGTTCAGGGCCAGCACCCAGCGGATCTTGCCGGGTTCGGCCTTGATGGCCGCGAAGGCTTCGGCCGGGGTCTTCCAGGGGCTGTCCTTGCGCACGATGAGCGCCGTGTCGCCCTTGGCCGCGATGCAGACCGGCACGAAATCCTTCCAGCCGTAGTCGG
The window above is part of the Desulfovibrio aminophilus genome. Proteins encoded here:
- a CDS encoding tripartite tricarboxylate transporter TctB family protein — encoded protein: MKIKTGDCIMALILLAFSAALYQQSTLIDTSMIYALGPVFFPRILIGILAVLSLVLLFQSLGRVDGKTACAAGASSDGRATFILRWGLVGLTVLYLLLLPLLGYVAATIPFLFAGMCLLGPCTRKHLAIYGVVSAGITLGLQYIFASLLKLFLP
- a CDS encoding DUF362 domain-containing protein, with amino-acid sequence MPDQTYTPRFPELHIPGLPDQPLPPFYGVAVRQPGLPALSDFEGALDKALAAGDALASLPAGSRIAVAVGSRGIARLPHLVLGVIKRLRGMGLAPFIVPSMGSHGGGTAEGQIGVLSKLGVNEETMGAPVLSSMDSVDLGEVEPGVHAHIDRNAFEADGIIIIARVKQHTNFEAEIESGLCKMVSVGLGKATGARNVHVYGRRGLAELMPRIAGHSLARAKFLLGVAVVENSHKELAVIEGVPPEGFFEADRRLLALSKAHAPSLPFEQLDLLVVEYLGKDISGTGMDLKVIGREGFRGDPMRPPYINSIVALRVTKASGGNGIGVGNADFIPRGTADGLDLMSMYFNAMTSACMTRVRIPPVLPTEKLAIQAGLRVCWQPETSRVRACVVKSTSALDRMLVTEALLQDLLAKGLVLGVWRDPGPLTFTPDGALDSGL
- a CDS encoding tripartite tricarboxylate transporter substrate binding protein, with the protein product MRKGILFIMLAVLCLAVPVMAGDYPVKPIQVVVPWKPGGGSDISARIIGDHLKDILPQPLVVSNIDGAAGLNGALQVFKARPDGYTLLWEHPGNLAVAPMVTKADYGWKDFVPVCIAAKGDTALIVRKDSPWKTPAEAFAAIKAEPGKIRWVLALNAVSHFTFLNISHAVGGLKPMFIPATGDKGRIVSLLSNNGDITTVGYAAVEPYVKSGDLRVLAMVNSDRSEFAPDIPTLKELGVDATYEFVYSVFAPKDTPKEVVATLNASFQKVLADPATQKALKEQSITPFYRGPEDMTKLWQKESDLYRELAKENGLLK
- a CDS encoding tripartite tricarboxylate transporter permease translates to MFEFSQIVDIFTPFNFLLMSLGVFGGLVVGAMPGLTSTMAVALLVPITFGMDVEQGLVMLVAVYIGSISGGLVSAALLNIPGTPSSVATTFDAFPMAQRGEAGKALGYAVFASFLGSLLSFFALALISPILGAFALRFGPCEYFSLVVFTLSCIISISGKSLTKGLISACIGMLMAMVGLSETDSVTRFTFGISALQSGFAMMPVLIGMYAISQILRDVTDIKKPFKIINANFTVREFLGIAARFRHSVKNVVRSSLIGIGVGILPGIGPGLSNIVAYSQAKSASPDPDSFGKGNPDGIIASESANNAATGGAMIPLLTLGIPGDATTMMMLGAFMIHGVQPGPLLMRDHSHLVLIILCAYFISNIFMLLLQVYFIRVLIRALMIPRFILYPIILGLCVIGSYALNSSMTDVWVFFGTGMVGYAFSRLGFPLLPLVLGLMLGGMAESQLRVSIVMGNNTLAGYLDRPIALFFLAVSALSVAWSLYSKRKARLRDCAKAQPATAENM
- the rarD gene encoding EamA family transporter RarD produces the protein MSRPRPGSAAPRAGLNETTASGIASLFTVYICWGLFPLYWRNFAAVPPLEVVCHRSIWGLALLLPALCLTRLGREFLAACRDRRNLFFIGLCSAAHMANWCLHIWGSGRGRVLEISLGSYILPLLSVLAGACLFRERPRPLQWIAIGMAAGGVAVMTVHQRAFPWLALAIALTSAAFAVSRKHAPIGATAGLALELAFTLPVLGAYMAWLISQGQSSMGQGDLRMDLLLVGAGVITALTQILYNFGLHRARMTTLGILQYVMPSVSFLLGVYAFGEIVTPARAFGFGCIWAGLALYSLDGRRAACNS